A part of Chitinimonas koreensis genomic DNA contains:
- a CDS encoding CpaF family protein, whose translation MITYERELTALFQQHMAPLLPFMADPTVQEIMVNSPDNVWIERRGEMTQLDVELSPSNLSGGLRTLSNLATKGRAPFIDARLPGYRFAAVHHPFAVHGDAIAIRKHSPTQLSVDDYLERGLLNRIPLPAELAAERPDPAAVAQGGRALADFLGWVMRSGANVLVSGGTSTGKTTFINALISQIRRERRLISIEDTRELELVHPNSVQFECNADMGFSMQDAVRLLMRFRPDQPVIGEVRDGTAYDYLDVLNTGHSGGICSIHADSDELALYRLEDLVRQSPKASTLPLGALRRKIGSAIHYVIQASRYRHERFPLSVLAVLGVDEQDRYQTQRLYHRFY comes from the coding sequence GTGATTACCTACGAGCGAGAGTTGACCGCGCTGTTCCAGCAGCACATGGCGCCGCTATTGCCCTTCATGGCGGATCCGACCGTCCAGGAAATCATGGTCAACAGCCCGGACAACGTCTGGATCGAGCGGCGCGGCGAAATGACGCAACTCGACGTCGAACTGAGCCCGAGCAACTTGTCCGGCGGCTTGCGCACGCTTTCGAACCTGGCCACCAAAGGCCGCGCGCCCTTCATCGACGCCCGGCTCCCGGGTTACCGATTTGCCGCCGTCCACCACCCGTTCGCCGTGCATGGCGATGCGATCGCCATCCGCAAGCACTCGCCGACGCAGCTGTCGGTCGATGACTACCTCGAGCGAGGCCTGCTGAATCGTATCCCGCTGCCGGCAGAACTGGCGGCGGAGCGGCCCGACCCGGCTGCCGTGGCGCAGGGTGGGCGTGCGCTGGCCGACTTCCTCGGTTGGGTCATGCGCTCTGGCGCGAACGTCCTCGTGTCGGGTGGCACTTCGACCGGCAAGACCACCTTCATCAACGCGCTTATCTCTCAGATCCGCCGCGAACGCCGGCTGATCTCCATCGAAGACACGCGCGAGCTGGAGCTCGTGCATCCGAACTCTGTGCAGTTCGAGTGCAACGCCGACATGGGCTTTTCCATGCAGGACGCTGTGCGGCTGCTGATGCGATTCAGGCCGGACCAGCCGGTGATCGGCGAAGTACGCGACGGCACGGCCTACGACTACCTCGATGTCCTCAATACCGGCCACTCCGGCGGCATCTGTTCCATCCATGCCGACAGCGACGAGCTGGCCCTGTATCGCCTGGAGGACCTGGTGCGCCAGAGCCCCAAGGCGTCGACGCTGCCGCTCGGCGCACTGCGCCGAAAGATCGGCTCGGCCATCCACTACGTGATCCAGGCCTCGCGATACAGGCACGAGCGATTTCCCCTTTCGGTGCTCGCGGTACTCGGCGTCGACGAGCAAGACCGCTACCAGACCCAGCGCCTCTACCACCGCTTCTACTGA